The Gadus macrocephalus chromosome 13, ASM3116895v1 genome includes a window with the following:
- the LOC132470206 gene encoding glutathione peroxidase 1-like produces MASKFFEISAKRLTGEVLNFSSLKGKVVLIQNVASLUGTTSRDYLQMNELHARYSGQGLVILAVPCNQFGHQENLKNEEILASLKHVRPGNGFEPKFELLQKSDVNGKDAHSLFVLLKEKLPFPSDDPNSLMTDPKCIIWSPVCRNDISWNFEKFLVGPDGVPFKRYSRNFLTSEIEADIKKLLSLKK; encoded by the exons ATGGCGTCCAAGTTCTTTGAGATATCTGCTAAACGGCTAACCGGAGAAGTTCTAAACTTCTCCTCCCTTAAGGGCAAAGTGGTCCTCATCCAGAACGTCGCGTCGCTCTGAGGGACCACCTCCAGGGACTACCTCCAGATGAACGAGCTCCACGCCCGCTACAGCGGCCAGGGGCTAGTTATCCTGGCGGTGCCCTGCAACCAGTTCGGACATCAG GAGAACCTCAAGAACGAGGAGATCCTGGCCTCCTTGAAGCACGTCCGCCCGGGGAACGGCTTTGAACCCAAGTTCGAGCTGCTTCAGAAGTCGGATGTGAACGGGAAAGATGCCCATTCGCTGTTCGTCCTTCTGAAAGAGAAGCTTCCGTTTCCGTCCGATGACCCCAATTCCCTCATGACCGACCCGAAGTGCATCATCTGGAGCCCAGTCTGCCGGAACGACATCTCGTGGAACTTCGAGAAGTTCTTGGTGGGGCCGGACGGGGTTCCGTTCAAACGCTACAGCCGGAACTTCCTCACCAGCGAAATCGAAGCTGACATTAAGAAGCTTCTTAGTTTGAAAAAATAA